A genomic segment from Cucurbita pepo subsp. pepo cultivar mu-cu-16 unplaced genomic scaffold, ASM280686v2 Cp4.1_scaffold000365, whole genome shotgun sequence encodes:
- the LOC111785087 gene encoding DNA-directed RNA polymerase V subunit 7-like yields MFCEVELVRDVKVVAEKADRDGLNFQRYIMARLLENLLKERASKDHGYFIAVTSLKSIGKGQCKNKSQYVTFPITFGCRTFVPSGGEILLGVVRHVFRRGLLLKCGPINYVFLSSRKMPTYHYVGGKNPVFSSNEFATIRTESAVRFNVLGVRWIEKRGCIKKEFVMLASLEGSNTLGPISLSEADELGLQT; encoded by the coding sequence ATGTTTTGTGAAGTGGAACTAGTGAGAGATGTGAAAGTGGTGGCTGAAAAGGCAGATAGAGATGGTCTCAACTTCCAGAGGTACATTATGGCACGTCTATTAGAGAACTTATTGAAGGAGAGGGCCAGCAAAGACCATGGCTATTTTATTGCTGTTACTAGCTTGAAGAGCATAGGCAAGGGACAGTGCAAGAATAAATCTCAGTATGTTACATTCCCCATTACCTTTGGCTGCCGAACCTTTGTGCCGTCAGGGGGAGAAATCTTGCTTGGAGTTGTTCGTCACGTATTTCGTCGCGGATTGCTCCTAAAATGTGGACCGATCAACTACGTGTTTCTTTCATCTCGTAAAATGCCAACCTACCATTATGTTGGTGGTAAGAATCCTGTGTTCTCAAGCAACGAATTCGCCACTATTCGAACCGAGAGCGCTGTACGGTTCAATGTGCTTGGTGTGAGATGGATAGAGAAAAGAGGATGCATCAAAAAGGAGTTTGTGATGCTTGCTAGCTTAGAAGGTAGCAACACACTTGGACCCATTTCTTTGTCGGAAGCCGATGAGTTAGGCTTGCAAACTTAG